GTGGCTAGATGGTGGGTGCACTTCCTGGGGAGCAGCCCTGAGGGTGAGCGACAGCCCCCAGGGCAAGCACTTCCGCTCCGTGACCCTTCCATTTGGGGTTGCGATGTTGCCTGCAGTCCTCCCAGCAGAGCCCGGGATGGGAGGTGGTGCACATGCGCACGCACATCAATCACTCTTGTACACGGACACAGTCCACTGCGCTGGGATTCCAGCTGCTACTTGTGGCCAATCAGTGAAGGCAGCGCACTCTTCTGTCTGCCACAGCGTGACAGCATAACACACACGCACTGGCGTTCACTGCGCCCACGCTCCACTGACCTTCAACCAGTGACTTCCAGCCCTGGAGCTTGGAAGAACCCGCGAGCCTTTCGCGTGGGCGGTACGTCTGGCCCGGCCCAGCCAGGAACCCGCGTCCTGAGGTTCCCTACTCTCTGCCCCCAGCACCCCTCACTTAGACGGGCTACCTCAGTCTCCCCATCCCCCCATCCCTGGGTCAAATCCCTTCCATCCCTCATCCATTCCAATTTCCTATATTTTCCAACCAATGATGAACTCCCTCCTCACGTGGACTCTGGAATGCTGACTAGACCTCCACACCTGCATTTCTCTCCTCAGgcccctctctgctcctcctgtcTCGACTTTCCTGACCCTTCCTTCTTATTCGGTTTCTTTTACCTGGCTGACCTGTCCCTCCCCTCTGCCAGTCCCTCCATCTGAGCCATGACAAAGCAACGTCCGAACCCTGAGCTCCAGACATGGGCTTCAGagaatatttttgcttttcccGACAAAGGGTTAAGTAGCATGTGGTCATTCAAGGAGGGATGCTCCCTGGTTATTGAAAAGGCCACAAGACTCACCTCTTCTTCTGTGAGAGTCGGGTCTTCTTCGCGGGACTTGTATGACAGGGTACTGAATCTCTGTTAGGAAAACAGAAACCGAGGGAAGGCAGTATGAAGACAACGATCCAAACTCTCTTTTTGGGTATGTTTTGACACGTCTATCTGTAAAAATGTTCTCAAGTGACTTTTAggaaattaattattttctacaataaaattCCATAAAGCACTAGAggaataaacacattaaaaaaatctatcatgTGATACCTTCCAATTTTGTATTTCAATCTGTAGGTACATATGAGTCAAACAGACCACTGTTTTAATTCCTAATTGTCACTGAAGAACTGatagtaaaaaacaacaaccacattTGCTTTACAGAACGCCAGACTTTTATATGTCTACAGTTTGTGAGAGTCATCACAGAGATTCTTCAGTGATCTGGGGACTTTCCACAGCTAATGGAGAAATCGGCTCACACTTTGTGGTCTGCTCCCTGCCTCCTGTCTCAGGGGTTCTGGTTTCTGGTCCACAGTTCCTCTCTTTAACACATCTCCCTGATTTCAACAAACAGGAGTCCTTTCATACCAAGCCTTTTAGTTCTTTGACCTACCCCACCACCCCCGTCCACCCAACCTTGTTCACTGCTCACTTCCTGGCCTTCTAGTACCTGAAACCACAGCCCACAGCCACTCCACATCCCAATGCCTCACCACCCCCTTCAGACTAGCATGCCACATTCAAGATCACTCCTTCTAGAACCCAATTCTAACAGTCGTCCAACGCCGTCAGCTCTGACCCCTTTATCCAATGTCTGCTTCCCCTGGGTGCCTTTTCTTGCTGTGCTAGGAGCGCACCCTGCATCATAACCACACTCTAACCCCTCAGCTCCTGGGCTACTGGTGAGCTCACCTTCTTGGCAAAAAGCCTTCTCTGCTTAAACATAAACTTTACgttcgttttttttgtttgtttgtttgttttttttgtatttttctgaagctggaaacggggagagacagtcagacagactcccacatgtgcccgaccaggatccacccagcatgcccaccagggggcgatgctctgccccttcggggcgtcgctctgttgcaaccagagccactccagcgcctggggcagaggctaaggagccatccccagcgcctgggccatctttgctccaacagagcctcgctgcaggaggggaagagagagacagagaggaaggagagggggaggggtggagaagcagatgggtgcttctcctgtgtgccctggccgggaatcaaacccgggacttctgcacgccaggccgacgctctaccactgagccaaccggccagggcctacgttCGTTTTATTAGCGTTGGTTTTacgaaggaaaaaaattagatcGTTGGTGTATTTTCCAACTATGTTCACTCTCACGGGCACTCTCAGCAGCTGATTTTGTGGGTAATATGAAAGGCTGAAACACTATAATGAGTGATGTACCTACTGTGCTCTATCTAATCACAGCCAGGGTTCACCTTTGGACCACGAACTCCGATGGTTTTAAAGGCTACTATTGACTGACTAATCCCTCCTTGGCCTTCCTAACAAAACCTGAGAGCAGCAAACTTACTCTTTTTCTGTGTAGAAAATAGAAACTAGTTATTAGTCCCTAAAGAAGATTCTACTTACATCCCAGGAAATAGGGACGGCTGAAGATGAGAATTTCAAGTGGCTGTAGACTCGCAGCTCAATCACAGATTTTAGAGCTTTGCTGGCTATCTTAAACTTGAGGTACAGGTTACTGTTTAGAAATTGTTGCAAAATAAAATCTCTCTTTcaatttaataaaagtatatacttAATCAGACACAAGGAGTTGCACCCGGGGGTCTGTTTCCTCATGGATGTTCCTGGCTTTGACGTCTGGGACTTGGAGAGGATCAGGTCATCTCACCACTGGGGGTGACAGAAGGACTAAATGTGTGGCCAAGGAGTTGGGTCTCTCGACTTAGTTCTAAttcctcaaaaggaaaaaaacaaccccGGGACCCCACTCGATATGCTGTAAACACTAGAAATATTCAGATAAGGAgccaagagaaatattttataagcaCGAGggttctgtctcttcctcctcagaGGAGACGTGAAACACAGCTTAAACCAGAACCACTTGCATCGTTCACTGAAGCCGAACGTGGCTGTCTGTGTTTCCCCGAATGACGCGCCAGGGAAAGCCCCGGCGTGACCGGATGCCCGCTGTGACAGGGGCAACGTGCAGCTATGTCAGACCTCACCTTGTTGGTCTCGCTGGTCCCCTCTGGGGCGCTTTCTTCACCTGCcttcctgtcttctttctcttgaAGGTTCTCATTCTCATCCAGAAGTTTCATGGGGACTGGCGGGGGCGCCTCCTCTTCTGGGTCACGGAAAGGCCCCAGGACACTATCTGCGTCCACACTCTGCTGACACTTCTTGTTCCTGTCCACGGAGGCATATTCGGCGAAGTCGGCtcttctgtgggccgagggcccTGGGGGCTCCTCCAACGTGGAAGGTGCCATGCACTGGCTGCTGGGGCCCTTGCCGGGGCCTGAGGCTGTGGCCACCTCCTTGATCTCCTTCACAGTTTCGTACAAGCAGTCCTCCACCATGTTCTCCTGAGAGGAGCTGTCCTTCAGCACTTCATACGGCCCTTCTGTCCCTACCCCTTGCTCTCCGTCCACGCTGCTCCCGCTGACCATCCTGTCCACCGCACTGTCCGGAGGAATGCTGGGCAGTTCCCGGCTCTGGTGACACTTGGGCTTCCCCGTGCTGTCCTGGGAGTCCAGCAGGTCGGAGACCGAGGTCTGGACCTCCTCGTAATGTTGCATGCAGGCCATAGTGCTGTCTTCTGAGACAACTGCAGCCGACGGAGTAAGGGGGAGAAAGACAATTTCTGAAATAATTATTACAGGGAAGCTGATCATGCATAACGTCAACGTGCTCATCTGTGTTTGACTCTAGGCTGTAAGTTATAGACATTCCAGCTCTCTTTGGGGGGATTAGAAATAGTGTCCCTAAGAATACTGGAGGGAATGATGATGGATCCCAGCCCTTCCGAACTTCCCAGATGCCGTGTTTTAAATATTAAGCCGTCACAGGGGGAACTCTTGCCATCTGGGTCTAGACGTCTGTGTCACAGAGGGCGAACAGGGGGAACTCTTGCCGTCTGGGTCTAGACGTCTGCGTCACAGAGGGCGAACAGGGGGAGGGAACTCTTGCCGTCTGGGTCTAGACATCTGTGTCACAGAGGGCGAACGGGGGAACTCTTGCCGTCTGGGTCTAGACGGCTGTGTCACAGAGGGCGAACGGGGGGAACTCTTGCCGTCTGGGTCTAGACGTCTGTGTCACAGAGGGCGAACAGGGGGAACTCTTGCCAACTGGGTCTAGACGTCTGTGTCACAGTGGGCGAACCAGGGGAACTCTTGCCGTCTGGGTCTAGACGGCTGTGTCACAGAGGGCGAACGGGGGGAACTCTTGCCGTCTGGGTCTAGACGTCTGTGTCACAGAGGGCGAACGGGGGGAACTCTTGCCGTCTGGGTCTAGACGTCTGTGTCACAGAGGGCGAACGGGGGAACTCTTGCCGTCTGGGTCTAGACGGCTGTGTCACAGAGGGCGAACGGGGGGAACTCTTGCCGTCTGGGTCTAGACGTCTGTGTCACAGAGGGCGAACAGGGGGAACTCTTGCCAACTGGGTCTAGACGTCTGTGTCACAGTGGGCGAACCAGGGGAACTCTTGCCGTCTGGGTCTAGACATCTGTGTCACAGAGGGCGAACAGGGGGAACTCTTGCCGTCTGGGTCTAGACGGCTGTGTCACAGAGGGCGAACGGGGGGAACTCTTGCCGTCTGGGTCTAGACGTCTGTGTCACAGAGGGCGAACGGGGGGAACTCTTGCCGTCTGGGTCTAGACGTCTGTGTCACAGAGGGCGAACGGGGGGAACTCTTGCCGTCTGGGTCTAGACGTCTGTGTCACAGAGGGCGAACGGGGGGAACTCTTGCCGTCTGGGTCTAGACGTCTGTGTCACAGAGGGCGAACGGGGGGAACTCTTGCCGTCTGGGTCTAGACGGCTGTGTCACAGAGGGCGAACGGGGGGAACTCTTGCCGTCTGGGTCTAGACGGCTGTGTCACAGAGGGTGAACAACGGGCACTGGAGGAGGACTTGGGTCAACACTGAGCACCTGTTTCTTTGTCAGCGGATGTGCTAACAGGACAACTTCCTAGTTTGGGTAAGCGCTTCTATAAACCAGAACATGCGAAACAAACGTAGGTGCTCTTTCTGTCTGCGGAGCagcctgtggggggaggggacagccagcaggcagggtggtCCCAAGTGTGTGCCTGCGACTCAGATCGTCGGGTTCAAACATAGACCCTCGCGACACTGACTGTGATCTCGGGCACACGACTAACCTCTGAGGCACGCAGAATAATGGCTCGCACAGCGTCCGTGCCCCGATTCTCCCGAGCCTGTGAGTGTGCAATGGGACAGGACACGTGGGGAACTAAGGACATAGGTGGGACTATGAACTGAGCTAAGCTGGGGTGCACAAGCAGGTGGGTGTCACTACCAGGGGTAGCCGTGTCATCACGAGGGTCCCTaggtgaggtggggaggcaggacaGTGGGGAGAGGTGTGGAACAGAGGAAGAGGCAGGGATGACAAGGAAAGCTGGGGCCTCAGGAGCTGGGCGAGGCAAAGACACAGATTCCCCCGGAGGACCCAGAAGGGTCCCAGCCCTGCCTACACTCTGAGCGCAGAGCATCACAAACTGCAGCATTCCCGCTGTTCTGAGGGGCTTCCATGGCCACGAGCCACAGTCCCTCACTGCACACTCCAGACAGTAATCACAGGTGTTACTATCACTCAGGACTGATCTCACAGGGAGCAGTCGTGTTACTGTGAGCAACGGCAATCTCACAGGGTGGCTGTTAGGACAGACGAGTTGGCACACACCCCAAGGCAAAGCCACCCGGCAGCCAACAAGTGCACCTCAGCTTTTCATCCAAACGAGGCGACTTTGGCTAAAACTGGTACAAAAAGGGAGCAAGCACGTAGTTCCTAGTCTTGGAGCTACACTTTTGAAGATCCAGTCCTTTCTTAGGCGGCGGGTTCTGCGCAGAAGGCCGGCGCTTATGCAGGACTTACTGTCCCCATTGGTGAGTGCCCCATTCTGCTCGCTGCTGGCGGGAGCGTCCGTGGCCAAGCTGGTTACCGAGCGGCTGAATACCTCCTTGTCCGAGGGCTGCAAGACAGACACACGGCTCAGAGTCAGACACCCGGCAGAGGGGAGTTCCCGCGCCTTTCTCTACAAATTATAACAGCAATGACAAAAATCCACATCCATGACTTTGGTTTAAATGTAGGGAAATGAAATAAACTCCAGCTGCTCAGTGGTACTCGGCACATTTCCAGGGCTCTGCTGCCATGGGTCACACAGATCACCAGATACAGGACACGTCTGTCCAGTGGGACGTTCTGCTAGATGGGGCTGTCCCAGCATCGTCGGGGCACTGGGAATCCTCCCACCGGCGGGTCTGCGGATGGGCCCCATGTGGGTCATGAGGGATCCGTTCCCTCACACGTTGCCCATCACATCCTGCCCCATCCTGCTCCCCGGGTGCTGTGAAACATTCCTCTTTTTAATGGTGAGCCACGCCATGCAAAACATGGGAGAGCATTCCTCATCACCTGATGGGAAGAGACTTAATTCTGTCAGTGACAGATAATGTCACTAACTTCTCAGGCTGTTCCATAACATGCCAAGTCTCTGCTTCAAGGTTTATAAAACAGTCAGACTCAGAAAAGCAGGTCTGTAAGCCTTGCTTATTTTCACAAAGTCAGGGCCCTTGGAGGGGAGAATGGCCTTGGAGACAGAAGGCTTTCTGCTGGGCTCGGATGTGTGGGCACACATAGACTGGCCTGCTGTGCCGAGCTGTGGCTATGGGTGGGCAGCAAGTTGGTAGTTCACGTATTTCTTCAAGTACCCAGCTGGTCCCATGTGGCAGCCTGAACCACCGCTCACAGGGTCTGCCACCGCCTGTCTCCTGGAATGCATGGCCTGCAGAGCCCAAGGGACCCTGGACATGCTCCAGGATTCCACGCGGGAAGTGCTGGTGCAAACAGCCCCGGAAACTCGGCCCTCTGGCCTCGTACACTCTGACTCTGGATCGGGAACCACGTAATAGTGTTGAGCAAACAGCTCACACTGCGTCTGCCTCCAGGGCTCACGATAATCAGAGATTCCATCTAGTGAAGGGTGCTGGGAGATGCTTTCTATGCGAGGTGGCCAGGAACTCAATAAACAGATACTAACGTCACAGAAGGGATATTATACCTGGGTAGGTGCCAGGTGTGAGGCCGGAAGCCTCACAAGTAGAACCACAACAGCCTGACAATCCATCCCGGCTGAATGACTATAACCTGGGCTCCACCCACCTTCTCTTAACTTTTAGGAGAAAATACCCACAGGAACTAGATAACCAGAGACTGTGATGGGGGTGAGACAGGGTGAGGGGGTGGTGCTGAGAGCCCACAGCGGGTGCACCAGAGCACAAGGGAGGTAGACCCCAGGACTCCCCAGAAGAGAGGGTCCTGGCAGCTTTCTGCCTGCTCAGACACATTAGCCAGGCAGGGCGGCTGAGCCTGCAGGCCCTCCGAGTGAGCTCTGAGCCTGCCTGCAGCCTGCGTGCTTTACACCCTCACCCAAGAGAGTTGACTCTACATGGACCACCTGACCTTGTGAGGCCATCAGGGACAGGAAGTGCACTCTCTGCTTCAGCGGAGACCTCAAGGCAGGACCCCAAGGAAGCTGGCCCTGCAAGCATGTGGTAGGCCCACCTCCAGCTGCTGGAATGACTCTGTAGGTCAAGGGCATGTACCTGAGTGGGGAGCACCAGGCAGGACCAGGACAACAGGGACCAGGC
The Saccopteryx bilineata isolate mSacBil1 chromosome 3, mSacBil1_pri_phased_curated, whole genome shotgun sequence DNA segment above includes these coding regions:
- the PAG1 gene encoding phosphoprotein associated with glycosphingolipid-enriched microdomains 1 — encoded protein: MGPSEGLLGSGHMQLVLWGSLAAAATFFLITFLIFLCSSCDKEKKPRTVSGDHENLMNMPSDKEVFSRSVTSLATDAPASSEQNGALTNGDIVSEDSTMACMQHYEEVQTSVSDLLDSQDSTGKPKCHQSRELPSIPPDSAVDRMVSGSSVDGEQGVGTEGPYEVLKDSSSQENMVEDCLYETVKEIKEVATASGPGKGPSSQCMAPSTLEEPPGPSAHRRADFAEYASVDRNKKCQQSVDADSVLGPFRDPEEEAPPPVPMKLLDENENLQEKEDRKAGEESAPEGTSETNKRFSTLSYKSREEDPTLTEEEISAMYSSVNKPGQPGHKSGQLLKAPGSCCTPGPGAAQRSPSSCSDLYATVKDFEKTPNSVSTLAPAGRPQEEPEPDYEAIQALRREDERAALESDGHHGPFPKENDYESIGDLQQCRDVTRL